Proteins encoded in a region of the Halioglobus maricola genome:
- the hisS gene encoding histidine--tRNA ligase gives MSTIRAVRGMNDILPDETPYWQYIETVIRQLMSGYGYSEIRMPIVERTDLFRRGVGEVTDIVEKEMYTFEDRSEDSLTLRPEGTAGCVRAAIQHGLLNMAQRLWYTGPMFRYERPQKGRQRQFHQVGAEAFGIASPDMDAEMILLTARLWRDLGVAEHVELQLNSIGSADARQAYKDALVVYLRERAEQLDEDSQRRLDSNPLRILDSKNPDTQALLDGAPALGDFLDEESQADFARLCELLDAAGVPYTVNQRLVRGLDYYNKTVFEWVTDQLGAQGTVCGGGRYDGLVEQLGGKAVPGVGFAMGLERLVLLLEACDTLPGANAQADIYVVSFGDDAQRQAVAATERLRDSASALRIVQHTGGGSFKSQMKKADKSGARVALIWGEDEVAAGTVSLKALRAEDKEQITQQAVPLDELEQTLRTLFAG, from the coding sequence GTGAGTACGATCAGAGCCGTCCGCGGGATGAATGACATCCTGCCGGATGAGACCCCCTACTGGCAGTACATCGAAACTGTGATCCGGCAGTTGATGTCCGGCTATGGCTATAGCGAGATTCGGATGCCGATCGTGGAGCGGACAGATCTGTTCCGCCGGGGCGTGGGTGAGGTCACTGACATCGTTGAGAAGGAAATGTACACCTTCGAGGATCGCAGTGAAGACAGCCTGACCTTGCGCCCTGAAGGTACCGCAGGCTGCGTGCGTGCGGCGATTCAGCACGGCTTGCTCAATATGGCCCAGCGGCTGTGGTACACAGGCCCGATGTTTCGCTACGAGCGCCCTCAGAAAGGGCGCCAGCGCCAGTTTCACCAGGTAGGTGCCGAGGCATTTGGCATTGCCAGCCCCGATATGGATGCAGAGATGATTCTGCTGACGGCGCGTCTCTGGCGTGACCTGGGTGTGGCCGAGCATGTTGAGCTGCAGCTGAATTCGATCGGCAGTGCTGATGCGCGGCAGGCTTACAAAGATGCACTGGTAGTGTATCTGCGCGAGCGCGCTGAGCAGTTGGATGAAGACAGCCAGCGCCGGCTCGACAGCAATCCACTGCGGATTCTGGATAGTAAGAATCCGGATACCCAGGCGTTGTTGGACGGCGCGCCTGCGCTTGGCGATTTTCTTGACGAGGAGTCGCAGGCAGATTTCGCTCGCCTGTGTGAGCTGCTCGATGCTGCGGGTGTGCCTTACACCGTGAACCAGCGTCTGGTGCGTGGGCTCGATTACTACAACAAGACCGTGTTTGAGTGGGTGACTGACCAGCTTGGAGCCCAGGGCACTGTCTGTGGTGGTGGCCGTTATGATGGCCTTGTTGAGCAACTCGGTGGTAAGGCTGTTCCCGGCGTAGGTTTCGCCATGGGTTTGGAACGGCTGGTGTTATTGCTGGAAGCCTGTGACACTCTGCCGGGCGCCAATGCCCAGGCGGACATATACGTTGTCAGCTTTGGTGATGACGCACAGCGTCAGGCCGTTGCTGCTACCGAGCGCCTGCGCGATAGCGCCAGCGCGCTGAGAATCGTGCAACACACGGGTGGTGGCAGTTTTAAAAGCCAGATGAAAAAGGCCGACAAGTCCGGCGCACGGGTCGCCCTGATCTGGGGTGAGGACGAAGTAGCCGCGGGCACTGTGAGCCTGAAGGCCCTGCGGGCCGAAGACAAAGAGCAAATCACCCAGCAGGCAGTGCCGCTGGACGAACTGGAACAGACCCTGCGCACATTGTTTGCCGGGTGA
- a CDS encoding helix-turn-helix domain-containing protein, translating to MTSDISAQAEIFMTPGSMLRSARLSQGLGEREVADRLNLMPDYVAILERDAYQDLRSPAFARGYVRSYGQLMGLDEARLLKAFDEHCQDLGQEKKRVETKSLQLQSTGFAVVVGLATLLLLFAGLWLWRGE from the coding sequence GTGACTAGCGACATTTCAGCACAGGCAGAGATATTTATGACTCCGGGCAGCATGCTGCGGTCTGCTCGCCTGAGCCAGGGGCTGGGTGAGCGTGAGGTCGCGGATCGGCTCAACCTGATGCCGGACTATGTCGCGATCCTGGAACGCGATGCCTACCAGGATCTGCGCAGTCCCGCTTTCGCGCGAGGTTATGTGCGCAGCTATGGCCAACTGATGGGCCTGGACGAAGCACGATTACTCAAGGCATTCGATGAGCATTGCCAGGACCTGGGCCAGGAAAAGAAACGTGTTGAAACCAAATCCCTGCAACTCCAGAGCACAGGCTTCGCTGTTGTGGTTGGCCTGGCAACCTTGCTGCTGCTGTTTGCCGGCTTGTGGTTGTGGCGAGGTGAATGA
- the pilW gene encoding type IV pilus biogenesis/stability protein PilW, with amino-acid sequence MTKGTINISALRMIAVAMVALVMSGCISTKETVFTDKADPEKALEYRVELARKYIGEGNWDNAKRNLSLATEIDPKNAEVHEAFALVYQSTGEFELAEQSYQEALRLDKNFSRARNNYAAYLYSQGRYKDAQKELELVVQDTLYKGRPRAFVNLGLCRVQNFDPQGAEEAFRRALTMDRTNSIALLELAQLRYDAADYETAGRYYDTYRSVIRQQSSRGLWLGVRLARQQGDLNAEGSYALALQNLYPDSAEFEAYKRTL; translated from the coding sequence GTGACTAAAGGGACTATTAATATTTCAGCGCTCAGGATGATCGCCGTGGCTATGGTTGCCCTGGTTATGAGTGGCTGTATTTCTACCAAAGAGACGGTATTTACCGATAAGGCCGACCCTGAGAAGGCGTTGGAATACCGGGTGGAGCTGGCACGCAAGTACATCGGTGAGGGCAACTGGGACAACGCAAAACGCAATCTGAGCCTGGCCACCGAAATTGACCCCAAGAACGCCGAGGTGCACGAGGCTTTCGCGTTGGTCTACCAGAGTACGGGCGAGTTTGAGCTCGCGGAGCAGAGCTATCAGGAAGCGCTCAGGCTCGACAAGAATTTTTCACGCGCGCGCAATAATTACGCCGCTTATCTCTACTCCCAGGGTCGCTACAAGGACGCCCAGAAAGAGCTGGAGCTTGTTGTGCAAGACACGCTCTACAAGGGCCGCCCGCGCGCATTTGTAAACCTCGGCCTGTGTCGAGTGCAGAACTTTGATCCCCAGGGCGCCGAAGAGGCTTTCCGTCGCGCCCTCACTATGGATCGCACCAACAGTATTGCCCTGCTGGAATTGGCGCAGTTGCGCTACGACGCTGCTGACTATGAAACAGCAGGCCGTTACTACGACACCTACCGTTCGGTGATTCGCCAGCAATCTTCGCGCGGCCTCTGGTTGGGTGTTCGTCTCGCGCGGCAGCAAGGAGACCTGAACGCCGAGGGTAGTTATGCCCTGGCACTGCAGAACCTGTACCCGGATTCGGCCGAATTTGAGGCCTACAAGCGGACCCTGTAA
- a CDS encoding YfgM family protein, which yields MDQYRTEEEQVEALKKWWDENGRSIIVSVIVALGVGFGWQGWQKYTADEAAAASERYQALLQEMAQISDAEGQQTAITMAREIKTEHSRSTYAEFAGLHLARLAAVRGDMAEAEAQLRWVLGRADKGSEVYQLAQLRLARVLASNGDTAQAKSILDGTDAGAHEASYAVARGDIAMLEGNEEEARAAYTQALSLAAQSGGGQVSLSLVQQKLQSLSPVMPRDIEAVAPVAPVAQDPTETTEATEAQE from the coding sequence GTGGATCAGTACCGCACAGAAGAAGAACAGGTTGAAGCGCTGAAAAAGTGGTGGGATGAGAATGGTCGTTCCATCATCGTTTCGGTCATTGTGGCCCTGGGTGTTGGCTTTGGTTGGCAAGGCTGGCAGAAGTACACCGCGGATGAAGCCGCAGCAGCCTCGGAACGTTACCAGGCGCTGCTGCAGGAAATGGCGCAGATCTCGGATGCCGAGGGGCAGCAGACCGCCATCACAATGGCCCGTGAAATCAAGACTGAGCACAGCCGCAGCACGTATGCTGAATTTGCCGGCCTGCATCTGGCGCGCCTGGCGGCAGTGCGGGGAGATATGGCAGAGGCTGAGGCGCAACTGCGCTGGGTGCTTGGCCGCGCTGACAAAGGCAGCGAGGTATACCAGCTTGCCCAGTTGCGCCTGGCACGCGTTCTCGCCTCCAACGGCGACACTGCTCAGGCGAAGTCCATACTTGACGGCACCGATGCAGGCGCCCACGAGGCCTCTTACGCGGTGGCTCGTGGCGATATCGCCATGCTGGAAGGCAACGAGGAAGAAGCGCGCGCTGCCTATACTCAGGCCCTGAGCCTGGCCGCACAGAGTGGGGGCGGCCAAGTGAGTCTCAGTCTGGTGCAGCAGAAACTGCAGAGCCTGAGCCCGGTGATGCCGCGTGATATTGAGGCGGTTGCACCCGTCGCGCCAGTCGCGCAGGACCCCACTGAAACCACGGAAGCTACTGAGGCACAGGAGTAA
- the ispG gene encoding flavodoxin-dependent (E)-4-hydroxy-3-methylbut-2-enyl-diphosphate synthase — protein MKTESPIKRRVSRKIWVGDVPVGGDAPISVQSMTNTETCDVAATVAQVQAIADAGADIVRVSVPSMDAAEAFRDIRSQVSVPLVADIHFDHKIALKVAEYGVDCLRINPGNIGRDDKVREVISSARDKGIPIRIGVNAGSLGKELQRKYGEPTAEALVESAMHHVDILDKHDFQDFKVSVKASEVFMAVEAYRLLARQIEQPLHLGITEAGGLRGGTVKSAVGLGMLLMDGIGDTIRISLAADPVEEVKVGFEILKSLKLRTNGINFIACPSCSRQNFDVIGTMNALEQRLEDIRTPMDVAVIGCIVNGPGEAREADVGLTGASPSNLIYVDGEPDHKINNEEFVDHLEKVIRDKAALLEQSRAEQEEKLILKSSA, from the coding sequence ATGAAAACTGAATCACCGATCAAGCGACGAGTCTCGCGCAAAATCTGGGTTGGCGATGTGCCGGTAGGCGGCGATGCCCCGATCAGTGTGCAGAGCATGACCAATACCGAGACCTGTGATGTAGCGGCGACCGTAGCCCAGGTGCAGGCGATTGCCGATGCCGGTGCAGATATCGTGCGGGTATCGGTTCCCAGTATGGATGCCGCCGAGGCGTTTCGCGATATCCGCAGTCAGGTGAGCGTGCCACTGGTGGCAGATATTCATTTCGATCACAAAATTGCGCTGAAAGTCGCTGAATACGGCGTGGATTGCCTTCGCATCAACCCGGGCAATATCGGCCGCGACGACAAGGTCAGGGAAGTGATAAGCAGTGCCCGGGATAAAGGCATCCCGATTCGGATCGGCGTCAATGCCGGCTCTCTGGGCAAGGAATTGCAGCGCAAGTACGGCGAGCCTACTGCCGAAGCGCTGGTGGAATCGGCGATGCATCACGTCGACATTCTGGACAAGCATGATTTCCAGGATTTCAAAGTATCTGTGAAGGCCTCGGAAGTCTTTATGGCGGTGGAAGCCTATCGATTGCTGGCCAGGCAAATTGAACAGCCGCTGCATCTGGGAATTACCGAGGCGGGTGGCCTGCGTGGCGGAACCGTCAAATCGGCCGTGGGCCTGGGCATGCTGCTGATGGATGGTATTGGCGATACGATCCGTATTTCCCTTGCCGCCGACCCGGTGGAAGAGGTGAAAGTCGGGTTTGAGATTCTCAAGAGCCTCAAGCTGCGCACCAATGGTATTAATTTTATCGCCTGCCCCAGCTGCTCGCGCCAGAATTTCGATGTGATCGGTACCATGAACGCACTGGAGCAGCGCCTCGAGGATATTCGCACGCCGATGGATGTGGCCGTGATCGGCTGTATCGTCAACGGCCCTGGCGAGGCGCGCGAGGCGGATGTCGGATTGACAGGCGCTTCTCCGAGTAACCTGATTTATGTGGACGGTGAGCCTGACCACAAGATCAATAATGAAGAATTTGTCGATCATCTGGAGAAGGTGATCCGGGACAAGGCAGCACTGCTGGAACAGTCGCGTGCAGAGCAAGAGGAAAAACTGATCCTCAAGAGCTCGGCCTGA